In the Brassica napus cultivar Da-Ae chromosome A7, Da-Ae, whole genome shotgun sequence genome, one interval contains:
- the LOC106421665 gene encoding bromodomain-containing protein 9-like, which translates to MGEVADTLTKKRKKKGRPSLIEVQKRALKQQQLLQSKLDESKEEVRSGFGNPNSAATRSSRRIVNPSEEEEEEDDDERRDKKQRLLHGLNSHDDRRESELDGDASSINRRKIGGAGSDVTGQKGSKATDILQRVSLVESGPVTPLPDKKLLLFILDRVQKKDTYGVYSDPVDPEELPDYHEIIKNPMDFTTLREKLEAGAYSTLEQFEEDVFLICTNAMEYNSSDTIYHRQARAMLELAKKDFADLRQESDGEVEPVSQSQQQPKVVKRGRPPGSGLKKHSEPFLTDRTISESSADAAAAHTPGGDGSRLSGAYNLRRTPPSVRTNHYSENQSGLLIDWEKEFPPSVVKAVNKYGMKNVDENRRDSYFLDISPSSQEASVCTSLEDGLKQLTPVGLNTEYGYARSLARYAANLGPVAWRLASKRIETVLPSGTEFGPGWVGEKPEAPQQPKCSNDLASESIHSSKESKESASAARLLNQKTVKSEPLINPESNGLLRGCRGVNQMLETAAFSRQGLSPNTKPELNRFHPDLNAKLVSPNSPVSNLQAGSSQQHPDLALQL; encoded by the exons atgggGGAGGTAGCTGatacattgacgaagaagaggaagaagaaagggaGACCATCTCTAATTGAAGTCCAGAAGCGAGCTCTGAAGCAGCAACAACTGCTTCAGAGCAAGCTAGATGAGTCCAAGGAAGAGGTTAGATCCGGTTTCGGAAACCCTAATTCCGCCGCAACCCGATCCAGTCGCCGGATTGTTAATCCCagcgaagaggaagaagaagaagacgatgacgAGCGGAGAGATAAGAAGCAACGGCTTTTGCACGGGTTGAACTCGCACGACGACCGTCGTGAATCTGAATTGGACGGCGATGCTTCTTCCATCAACCGCCGGAAAATCGGCGGCGCCGGATCTGATGTTACG GGACAAAAGGGTTCGAAAGCGACAGACATTCTTCAAA GGGTGTCTCTTGTGGAGTCTGGGCCCGTTACACCATTGCCAGACAAAAAGTTGCTCTTGTTCATCCTCGATAGAGTTCAAAA GAAGGATACTTATGGAGTGTACTCTGACCCTGTTGATCCAGAGGAG CTTCCTGATTATCATGAGATTATCAAGAATCCTATGGATTTTACCACATTGCGGGAGAAATTAGAAGCCGGCGCTTACTCTACCTTAGAACAATTTGAG GAAGACGTGTTTTTAATATGCACAAACGCTATGGAATACAATTCGTCAGATACTATATATCATCGACAG GCACGAGCAATGCTTGAGCTAGCCAAAAAGGACTTTGCAGATTTAAGACAAGAAAGTGATGGAGAAGTAGAACCAGTTTCACAGTCACAACAACAGCCTAAAGTTGTCAAAAGAGGCCGTCCTCCAGGCTCAGGCCTTAAGAAACATTCTGAGCCATTTTTGACTGACCGGACTATTTCTGAGAGTTCAGCTGATGCAGCAGCAGCGCACACTCCTGGTGGAGACGGCTCTAGATTATCCGGCGCTTACAATCTAAGAAGAACACCTCCTTCCGTTAGAACCAACCATTACAGCGAGAACCAAAGTGGCTTGTTGATTGATTGGGAGAAGGAGTTCCCAC CTTCGGTTGTGAAGGCCGTCAACAAATACGGGATGAAGAATGTGGACGAGAACAGGCGAGATTCTTACTTCCTGGACATCTCTCCTTCTTCGCAAGAAGCTTCGGTTTGTACAAGTCTTGAGGATGGTTTGAAACAGTTAACTCCA GTTGGGTTGAATACTGAATATGGCTACGCTAGGAGTCTAGCAAGATATGCTGCAAATCTTGGTCCTGTTGCTTGGAGACTTGCCAGCAAGAGGATTGAGACAGTGTTACCAAGTGGAACCGAGTTTGGTCCCGGTTGGGTTGGAGAGAAGCCAGAAGCTCCTCAGCAGCCAAAGTGTTCGAATGACTTGGCATCTGAAAGCATACATTCTTCCAAAGAAAGCAAAGAGAGTGCATCAGCTGCTCGCTTGTTGAATCAAAAAACTGTTAAGTCAGAACCGCTGATCAATCCTGAGAGCAACGGTCTACTCCGTGGCTGCAGAGGAGTAAACCAGATGCTGGAAACTGCTGCTTTCTCGCGACAAGGCTTGTCGCCTAACACAAAACCGGAACTAAACCGGTTTCACCCTGATCTCAACGCTAAGCTCGTCTCACCAAACTCACCGGTCTCTAACCTTCAGGCAGGTTCATCCCAGCAGCATCCGGATTTGGCGCTACAGCTCTAA
- the LOC106421632 gene encoding U-box domain-containing protein 43: MAASCDGSQSDQSSTFEPGIDNIYEAFICPLTKKVMQDPVTLENGQTFEREAIENWFRECTQNGKPVLCPITSKQLSITDLSPSIALRDTIEEWRARNDCMKLDIARQSLYLGNAEANILLALKNVRDICRNIRLIKRRVRNPQLVRLVTDMLKSTSHEVRYKALQTLRVVVEGDEESKAIVAEGDTVRTIVKFLAKEPARGREAAVSLLFELSKSELLCEKIGSVHGAILLLVGLTSSKSENVSTVEKADLTLTNLERSEENVRQMASNGRLQPLLAKLRGGSPETKASMASYLGELALNNDVKVNVAQTVGSCLIDLMRSRDMRGAALGALNKISSFEGSAKVLIGTGLLPPLIKDLFYVGPNQLPIRLKEVSATILANIVNIGYEFDKVCVGAHHQTLVSEDVVENLLLLISNTGPEIQGKLLEVLVGLTSCPNSVINVVSAIRNSGAIISLVQFVEVHDNDDLRLAAIKLLHNISPHMSEELASVLRGTVGQLGNLVGIISESTTTITEDQAVAAALLAELPERDWGLTQRLLGDGAFEKIISKIVLIRQGEIRGKRFERTFLEGLVKILARITFALTKETQAVSFCRENNLASLFLDLLQSYSQDNIQMASAIALENLSLETKNLIVLPELPPPSYCVSIFSCLSKPPVVLGMCKIHQGICSLRDSFCLVEGQAVDKLVDLLDHENDKVVGPALAALSTLLEDGLEVENAVKLIVEADGLTPILNVLLENRTENLRIRAVWMVERILRIEDIARELGEEQNVTAALVDAFQNADFKTKQVAENALRHIDKIPNFSGIFAPTLANK, from the exons ATGGCTGCAAGTTGTGATGGAAGTCAGTCAGACCAAAGCTCTACGTTCGAGCCAGGGATCGACAACATATACGAAGCATTCATCTGTCCGTTAACAAAGAAAGTCATGCAAGATCCAGTCACTCTGGAGAACGGTCAGACCTTTGAGCGTGAAGCCATCGAGAATTGGTTCAGAGAATGTACTCAAAACGGTAAACCTGTGTTATGTCCCATAACTTCTAAGCAGCTTAGCATCACCGATCTAAGCCCGAGCATAGCTTTACGCGACACTATCGAAGAGTGGAGAGCTAGGAATGATTGTATGAAGCTTGACATTGCTCGTCAGTCGCTATATCTAGGTAACGCCGAGGCGAATATTTTGCTGGCGTTGAAGAATGTCAGAGACATCTGCAGGAACATACGTTTGATTAAACGCCGCGTCCGGAACCCTCAGCTTGTAAGGTTGGTTACGGACATGCTGAAAAGTACTAGTCATGAAGTGAGGTATAAGGCTTTGCAGACGCTGCGAGTTGTCGTCGAGGGAGATGAAGAGAGTAAGGCGATTGTGGCTGAGGGAGACACTGTGCGTACTATAGTTAAGTTTTTGGCGAAAGAGCCGGCAAGGGGAAGGGAAGCAGCTGTTTCTTTGTTGTTTGAGTTGTCTAAATCAGAGCTCTTGTGTGAGAAGATTGGTTCGGTTCATGGAGCTATCCTCTTGTTGGTTGGTTTGACGAGCAGCAAGTCGGAGAATGTTTCGACTGTTGAGAAAGCTGATTTGACTTTGACGAACTTGGAGAGATCAGAGGAAAATGTTAGACAGATGGCTAGCAATGGTAGACTCCAGCCTCTTCTAGCTAAACTTCGTGGAG GTTCACCTGAAACAAAAGCCTCCATGGCTTCTTATCTTGGAGAGCTTGCTTTAAACAACGATGTGAAAGTTAATGTGGCGCAGACCGTTGGTTCTTGTCTTATCGACCTTATGAGAAGCCGTGACATGCGTGGAGCTGCTTTGGGAGCTCTCAACAAGATCTCATCTTTTGAAGGGAGTGCTAAAGTCTTGATCGGCACAGGACTTCTCCCGCCGCTTATCAAAGACCTGTTCTACGTTGGGCCGAACCAGCTTCCCATCCGACTTAAAGAAGTCTCAGCTACTATTCTTGCCAATATAGTGAACATTGGCTATGAGTTTGACAAAGTCTGTGTTGGAGCTCATCACCAAACTCTTGTTTCGGAGGACGTAGTTGAGAACCTACTCTTGTTAATTAGCAACACTGGTCCGGAGATCCAGGGGAAGCTCTTGGAGGTTCTTGTTGGACTAACTAGCTGCCCTAACTCGGTTATAAACGTTGTCTCCGCCATCAGAAACTCAGGTGCCATCATTAGCTTGGTTCAGTTCGTTGAGGTTCATGATAATGATGATTTGCGTTTGGCTGCTATCAAGCTGCTTCATAACATTTCACCGCACATGAGCGAAGAGCTAGCCAGTGTGTTGCGAGGCACTGTTGGACAGCTTGGGAACCTTGTTGGGATCATATCCGAAAGCACAACAACAATCACTGAGGACCAAGCTGTTGCTGCTGCGCTCTTAGCTGAGCTTCCTGAGAGAGATTGGGGTCTGACGCAGAGATTGCTAGGAGACGGTGCTTTCGAGAAAATCATCTCCAAGATTGTTCTTATTCGCCAAGGTGAGATCAGAGGGAAGCGGTTTGAGAGAACTTTTCTCGAAGGACTTGTTAAAATACTTGCTCGGATCACCTTTGCACTCACCAAGGAGACACAGGCCGTTTCGTTCTGCCGTGAAAACAATCTCGCTTCTCTGTTCCTCGATCTCCTCCAGTCATACAGTCAAGATAACATCCAGATGGCTTCTGCGATAGCTTTGGAGAATCTTTCACTTGAAACCAAGAATCTGATAGTGTTACCGGAACTGCCTCCTCCAAGCTACTGTGTCTCCATCTTTTCATGTCTGAGCAAACCGCCTGTTGTTCTAGGGATGTGTAAGATCCATCAAGGGATATGTTCGCTGAGAGACAGCTTTTGTCTTGTTGAAGGACAAGCGGTGGATAAACTGGTTGATCTTTTGGACCATGAGAACGACAAGGTGGTTGGGCCAGCACTTGCAGCTCTCTCGACGTTGCTAGAAGACGGTTTGGAAGTAGAAAACGCGGTGAAGTTGATCGTTGAAGCAGACGGGTTGACGCCTATATTGAACGTTTTGTTGGAGAACAGGACAGAGAATTTGAGGATTCGAGCTGTGTGGATGGTTGAGAGGATCTTACGTATTGAAGATATAGCTAGAGAGCTTGGAGAAGAACAGAACGTTACTGCAGCACTTGTTGATGCATTTCAAAACGCTGATTTTAAAACGAAACAGGTCGCTGAGAACGCGTTGAGACACATCGATAAGATCCCAAACTTCTCTGGTATATTTGCACCAACATTGGCTAATAAGTGA